The following proteins are encoded in a genomic region of Pagrus major chromosome 16, Pma_NU_1.0:
- the LOC141011026 gene encoding double-strand-break repair protein rad21 homolog A-like, translated as MFYAHFVLSKRGPLAKIWLAAHWDKKLTKAHVFECNLESSVESIISPKVKMALRTSGHLLLGVVRIYHRKAKYLLADCNEAFIKIKMAFRPGVVDLPEENREAAYNAITLPEEFHDFDQPLPDLDDIDVAQQFNLNQSRVEEITMREEVGNLNLLQDNDFADFGMDDREMMREESAFEVDIMGASASNLLLEAEGASDQMADKSNHLEYDDQYKDDFGDNPMESTEGGMLVDKLLSNEDGGGIFDDPPAIAESVMMPKDHGDDDDDFDALSAGAPDSPDSGPTEPLPAMADQTEQTALVHNEEETFALEPIDITVKETKAKRKRKLIVDSVKELDSKTIRAQLSDYSDIVTTLDLAPPTKKLMMWKETGGVEKLFSLPAQPLWNARLLKMFTRCLTPLVPDELRKRRKGGEADSLDEFLKDLENPEVPREETAGHQQRDIMDQTIMEEASVLQTSAVEGSRTTLDESVMPPPSSQRGLKRKSQDTEPALPAQPPQGSSASNVSQQLEPTNVELPPEETTNISQLIELDLLGDKDKKKDDDSDEEEEEAQGGDQDQEERRWNKRTQQMLHGLQRVMAKTGAQSVSLLDLCRNNNKKQAAAKFYSFLVLKKQQAVELVQEEPYSDIIATPGPRFHII; from the exons ATGTTTTATGCCCACTTTGTCCTCAGCAAGCGTGGGCCGCTGGCCAAAATCTGGCTGGCGGCCCACTGGGACAAGAAGCTGACCAAGGCACACGTGTTTGAGTGCAACCTGGAGAGCAGCGTGGAGAGCATCATCTCACCCAAG GTGAAAATGGCTTTACGAACATCGGGGCATCTGCTGCTGGGGGTGGTGAGGATCTACCACAGGAAGGCCAAGTACCTGCTGGCAGATTGTAACGAGGCCTTCATCAAGATCAAGATGGCGTTTAGACCAG GTGTGGTGGATCTTCCAGAGGAGAACAGAGAAGCTGCCTACAACGCCATCACGCTGCCGGAGGAGTTCCATGACTTTGATCAGCCACTACCAGACCTAGA CGATATTGACGTTGCTCAGCAGTTCAACTTGAACCAGAGCAGAGTGGAGGAGATCACCATGAGAGAGGAGGTGGGAAACCTCAACCTGCTGCAGGACAATGACTTCG CTGACTTTGGTATGGACGACCGGGAGATGATGCGAGAGGAGAGTGCGTTCGAAGTCGACATTATGGGGGCGTCAGCGTCCAACCTGCTGCTGGAGGCCGAGGGTGCATCAGACCAGATGGCTGACAAGTCCAACCATCTGGAGTACGACGACCAGTACAAGGACGACTTCGGAGACAACCCCATGGAGAGCACCGAGGGAGGCATGCTGG TGGACAAGCTGCTGAGTAACGAGGATGGAGGCGGCATTTTTGACGACCCTCCTGCCATAGCAGAGAGCGTGATGATGCCTAAGGACCACGGAGACGATGACGACGACTTTGACGCTCTCTCTG CGGGAGCCCCAGACAGTCCAGACTCAGGCCCAACAGAGCCTCTACCAGCAATGGCAGACCAGACAGAACAGACCGCGCTGGTTCACAACGAGGAAGAAACCTTCGCCCTGGAGCCTATCGACATCACAG TGAAGGAGACCAAGGCGAAGCGAAAGAGGAAGCTGATTGTGGACAGCGTGAAGGAGTTGGACAGTAAGACCATCCGCGCACAGCTGTCTGATTACTCTGACATCGTCACCACGCTGGACCTGGCACCTCCCACCAAGAAGCTGATGATGTGGAAGGAGACCGGAGGAGTCGAGaagcttttctctctccctgctcagCCTCTCTGGAACGCCAGGCTGCTGAAG ATGTTTACAAGGTGTTTGACTCCACTGGTACCGGATgagctgaggaagaggaggaaaggtgGAGAGGCTGACAGTCTGGATGAGTTCCTGAAGGATCTGGAGAACCCGGAGGTGCCCAGAGAGGAAACAGCAGGGCACCAGCAGAGAGACATCATGG ACCAGACCATCATGGAAGAGGCCAGTGTGCTGCAGACTTCAGCTGTGGAGGGCAGCAGGACGACACTCGACGAGTCGGTCATGCCCCCTCCGTCCTCCCAACGTGGCCTCAAACGCAAATCCCAGGACACAGAACCAGCCCTGCCT GCACAACCACCGCAGGGGTCCAGTGCCTCTAATGTGTCCCAGCAGCTGGAGCCAACCAACGTGGAGCTTCCACCAGAGGAAACCACCAACATCAGCCAGCTGATAGAGCTGGACCTCCTCGGCGACAAGGACAAGAAGAAGGATGACGACTCTGATGAGGAG gaggaggaggcgcaGGGAGGAGACCAGGaccaggaggagaggaggtggaacAAAAGAACCCAGCAGATGCTCCACGGCCTTCAA AGAGTGATGGCCAAAACAGGTGCCCAGTCGGTCAGCCTGCTGGATCTGTGcaggaacaacaacaagaagcaGGCGGCTGCAAAGTTCTACAGTTTCCTGGTTCTGAAGAAGCAGCAGGCGGTGGAGCTCGTCCAGGAGGAGCCGTACAGCGACATCATCGCTACGCCTGGACCTCGCTTCCACATCATCTAG